From Bradyrhizobium sp. 4:
GAACAGGACGAATCGCGGCGCGCCGGCAAGCGCAAGTGCAATCTCGAGCTGGCGCTGCTGGCCATGCGCGAGCTCGGCAACGCGCTGATCCTTCACGCCCGAGAGATGGACGGCCTGCACGAGATTTTCGGCCGCGTGCATCAACGCATCGTTCTGACCGGGGCGGAGAAACGAGAAGCGCCCGCGTGAGACGCCCCGGCAGGCGAGGTAGACATTGTCCTGGACGGTGAGGCCTGGAAACAGCGCGGAGATCTGGTAAGTCCGGCGCAGGCCACGGCGGATGCGCTCATAGGGCGGGAAGTGCGTGACGTCCTCGCCGAAGAAGCGGATGGTGCCACTAGAAGGTGGGAAGTCGCCGGTGATACAGTTGAACAGCGTGGTCTTGCCGGCGCCGTTGGAGCCAAGCACGGCGCGCCGTTCGCCGGGGCGGACGGTAATAGTGATGTCGGTGAGTGCCGCGAGCGCGCCGAACAGACGCGTCACGCCGCGCAGCTCCAGCGCCGCGCCGGCGCCCACGACAGAGAGGCGTTGCGCGACGCTATCCATGGGGGGATCCTTGGCCAAGTTCTCGGCCAGGTTCCCGGCCATGTCGTCCATTTGAACTTGCCGCGCCGGAGCGTTGGCGGCGCCGCCAGCTCTGCCAGAGCCCGATGACGCCGTCCGAGGACCAGAACACGATGGCGAGGAAGCCGAGGCCGATCAGGAGCCGAAAGCGGTTGCCGTCGAGCCCCAGCTTGACCAGGAAGTCGAGTGCGAAGGTGCGCAGCAGCACGAAGATCAGCGCGCCGATAAAGGGTCCGACGGGGCGCGTGATGCCGCCGACGATCGCGATGATGAGGATATCGATGCACGCTCCAACGCTCACGGATCCCGGCGAAATCTGCCGGTAGTTCCAGACCTGGAGTACCCCAGCCAGCGCCGCGACGAAGGACGCGAAGGCGTAGGCCGCAACGCGATGCGCATTGACGTTGAAGCCGAGCGCTGCCATGCGGCGGGGATTGTCGCGTACGCCTTGCAGCGCGAGGCCGAACGGTGCGCGGGAGATGTAGTCCACGGCGAAGTAGCACAGCGCGGCTACCGCGAGGACGATATAATAGAAGGGAATGTCGGCACGCCAGTTGACGCCCCAGAAATGCGGCGTGGCAACGGTATTGATGCCGGTATGGCCGTTGAAAATCGCCCAGTTCTGGTTGGTGAAATAATAGAACGCCGCGCCGATCGCGAGCGTGATCATGATGGTGTAGATGCCCTCGGTGCGTACCGCCAGCGCGCCGCCGAGCGTGCCGAAGATGGTCGCGAGCGCGAGCGCCATCGGGACCGCAAGCCACCACGGCCATCCCAGGCTGATATTGGCGTTGCCGCTGACGCCAAACACCGCGACCATATAGGCGGAGAAACCCGCGATGGTGAGCTGCATCAGGCTAACCATGCCGCCATAGCCGGCAAGAAACATCAGACTCAGCGCCATCGTTCCGAGGATCAGCGTGGTCGCAAAGATCTCGATCAGGAAGAAGCCGTTGGCGATCAGGGGCATGATCAGGAGAATGGCTGCGACGGTCCAGGCCGCCGGATTGTCGATCTCCGGCCATCCGCGCAATCTGGAGCGTTGCACAGCAGCGGTGGGACGAACCGGGACGCGGGCGTCGTGAGCGAGGGACATGTCAGCGCCTCGCCAACAGGCCCTGCGGCCGAATTGCCAGCACCAGAACCATGATCAGGAAGGTCACGACGATGGCGTAGGTTGGGATGTAGACGGAGCCGAGCTGCTCGGCGAGGCCGATGATAAGCGCGCCCAGCGCAGCCCCCGGGATCGAGCCCATGCCGCCGACGATCACGACGACGAGGGAGGCGAGCAGGAAGCGGATATCTTCGCCGGGCGAGAGCGACTGGAACGTTCCGCCGACGACCCCGGCGACGCCGGCGAGGCCGGCGCCGAGCGCAAACACCACCACGAAAACGAGTTGGATCCGCACTCCGGTCGCCGCCAGGATGTCGCGATCGTCGACGCCGGCGCGGATGATCATGCCGATGCGCGTGCGGTTGAGCGCCAGCCACATCGCCACGCCGATCACGACGGAGGCGGCGAAGATCACGAGTCGGACCATGGGATAGCGGAGATAGACCGGCTCGCCTGAGGATTTGACCGCGGTGACCAGCGGCAGCTCCACAGGTCCGATCAACCAGTTCGGGGTCTGGATCTGATAGAAATCGCCGCCGCAGGCCCACAGCATCAAATCGGCGAACACGATCGAGAGACCGATCGTCACCATGGTCTGGCGCAGGTCCTGGCCCTCCATGCGGCGGAAGACGAGGACCTGGAGCAGGACGCCGACCAGTGCCGTCAGGATGAAAGCGACGATGAAGCTGAGGACCCATGAACCGGTCGCGGCGCTGATGGCGTAGCCGACATAGCCGCCGAACAAATAGAGCGAGCCGTGTGCGAGGTTGACGTTGCGCATCAGGCCGAAGATCAGCGTAAAACCGCTGGCGACGAGGAAATAGAGACCGCCGAGTGTGATGCCGTTGAAGAGAGCGTTGAGGAAGACCCGCTTGCGGCCGAACGCATCTTCAACGCCCTGCGGCCAGACCGCGAAAATCAGCCAGAGTCCTAACGCGATCGCAATGATGACGATCAGTGCCCAGGCGGGATGGCGTTCGACAAAGCGGGTCATGATCGCCGCTCCGTCTTCACGTCACCCCATCTCCCGCCCCGCAAGCGGGGCGGAGGGGCACGCAGACCGTTGCCGGCCGCAAGCCCTGCCATGCACGTGCGCTCCCTATCGCGCGCGATCCTCGTTTCGGGACCGCGTTTGGCGCATCCTAATGCGGCTGTAAGGGAGGCGCTTGATCGTGAGTATCTTTTCGCGTGGCCTCAGGCGCGCAAAACCTTGGCCGCGCGGCGATAATCTGTCGGCGCCATGCCGACGTTGGCGGCGAAGAAGCGGGTGAATCCGCTCTGCGATGAGAAGCCGAGATCGAAGCCGATATCAGCGATCGGCGCTTCGCTCGCCACCAGCGCCTCCAGTGCCTGCTCCATCATCAGCGTATTGAGATAGAGGTGTGGCGTGACGCCGGTCTGGGTGCGGAAGAGCCGGTAGAAATGCGGCCGCGACAGGCCGGATTCGCGCGCGATGGTGTCGAGCTCGATCTCGGCGCCAGGACTCTCCGACATCATCTTGATGCATTTGCGAACGCGAAAATCCGTGACGGAGCCGTTTGCGCGTGGATCGCGCGCGGTCGCCGCCTGTTGCCAGCTTTCGTCGTAACAGATGTCGATCAGGCTTCTCAGCTCGCCATCGAGGCTGTTGAGCGAGGGAGCGCCGCACACGAGGGCGGCTGCGTGCCTGATATG
This genomic window contains:
- a CDS encoding ABC transporter ATP-binding protein translates to MDSVAQRLSVVGAGAALELRGVTRLFGALAALTDITITVRPGERRAVLGSNGAGKTTLFNCITGDFPPSSGTIRFFGEDVTHFPPYERIRRGLRRTYQISALFPGLTVQDNVYLACRGVSRGRFSFLRPGQNDALMHAAENLVQAVHLSGVKDQRVAELAHGQQRQLEIALALAGAPRFVLFDEPAAGLSPTERAELIEILTSLPAHIGYIIIEHDMDVALRVVESVTMMHNGRIFKEGRPQEIESDPEVQELYLGGGHE
- a CDS encoding branched-chain amino acid ABC transporter permease — its product is MSLAHDARVPVRPTAAVQRSRLRGWPEIDNPAAWTVAAILLIMPLIANGFFLIEIFATTLILGTMALSLMFLAGYGGMVSLMQLTIAGFSAYMVAVFGVSGNANISLGWPWWLAVPMALALATIFGTLGGALAVRTEGIYTIMITLAIGAAFYYFTNQNWAIFNGHTGINTVATPHFWGVNWRADIPFYYIVLAVAALCYFAVDYISRAPFGLALQGVRDNPRRMAALGFNVNAHRVAAYAFASFVAALAGVLQVWNYRQISPGSVSVGACIDILIIAIVGGITRPVGPFIGALIFVLLRTFALDFLVKLGLDGNRFRLLIGLGFLAIVFWSSDGVIGLWQSWRRRQRSGAASSNGRHGREPGRELGQGSPHG
- a CDS encoding branched-chain amino acid ABC transporter permease — its product is MTRFVERHPAWALIVIIAIALGLWLIFAVWPQGVEDAFGRKRVFLNALFNGITLGGLYFLVASGFTLIFGLMRNVNLAHGSLYLFGGYVGYAISAATGSWVLSFIVAFILTALVGVLLQVLVFRRMEGQDLRQTMVTIGLSIVFADLMLWACGGDFYQIQTPNWLIGPVELPLVTAVKSSGEPVYLRYPMVRLVIFAASVVIGVAMWLALNRTRIGMIIRAGVDDRDILAATGVRIQLVFVVVFALGAGLAGVAGVVGGTFQSLSPGEDIRFLLASLVVVIVGGMGSIPGAALGALIIGLAEQLGSVYIPTYAIVVTFLIMVLVLAIRPQGLLARR
- a CDS encoding AraC family transcriptional regulator, producing the protein MSRALAVFHGRFGRATVYQLNRPFNIHAHREGHLIFHVGGRSACIDVSDGRYELTEGSVVAVNPWEPHNFLPSDLEGGAVFFVLYVNAEWFAPDAPGADRLRFGRTQFTRSVALDKHIRHAAALVCGAPSLNSLDGELRSLIDICYDESWQQAATARDPRANGSVTDFRVRKCIKMMSESPGAEIELDTIARESGLSRPHFYRLFRTQTGVTPHLYLNTLMMEQALEALVASEAPIADIGFDLGFSSQSGFTRFFAANVGMAPTDYRRAAKVLRA